A window of the Ostrea edulis chromosome 1, xbOstEdul1.1, whole genome shotgun sequence genome harbors these coding sequences:
- the LOC125678819 gene encoding uncharacterized protein LOC125678819, whose translation MDEDSTIAVVGIGCMFPGADNIDEFWRVLVNGEDHVQDIPPERFNTAAFYDADPDNPRKTYVRKAGLIKRFDEWDNKFFGISDREAEHVDPQQHFILETVHMALEDSGITREKLSGSETGVYIGAMNHDWDCMVRSAKLNSSNTTVTGTASSILSARVAYYYNLLGPAMTIETACSSSMVAIHTASQALRNGEISLAISGGVSFILGPETFITLSSARMASPTGKCHAFSKDADGYARGEGCGIVILKRLVDAIRDKNKIWGTVFTWLNQDGHLSSPITSPSGEQQEKLMETIFRKSKIPPTSVQYIEAHGTGTSVGDFTEVSALGSFFSKYAHQDIPIGSVKTNIGHLESGAGAAALIKVLLMMKHELLVPSIHAESLNPKIPFRECKLKVCQSVEKWFKNKTGNRIASVNCFGFGGTNSHAIITDFQKNENMIIHRMNTSLSLKSYVILSAEDLIALYNLAKHLLDSLHKDVDLRDLSSTTTHFRNHYRYRKVFVVEEMSELTNEIESFVSEELPVKVVWKEKPKIIFVYCGVGTTWRKMCKEFITYDQIFRKTTQEIDDYLSSLTTVSIESIFENEEDILDPLKNHLAIFACQVALTHLWEYAGICPDTIVGQSVGEVAAAYACGTLSLKDAVRVIYFRSLNLANESVGKMIVVQNCPIEVIEEKCSNLKYGKANIAVYHSYLSCAVSGDIAAIDELKMELASHQAKIIPLNVKCAYHSHLIKDASLKLEEILSELEWKCPKTTVISTVSGRLADDTFGSPSYWSANVFKPVLFRHAIEEAKRRNPNAFFLEIGPNPVLRAHLSNIFPDSIEEALPSMKRNCEIEIFRKSFIDIFGKGIPLRWDNIVPCRNNILPIPKYQFSKRKHLVKSEKIRSLLNGEQSNRNIMLITQVPGRAAQFDIVISQENTPFVHEHVVDGSTVVPGALYGEIGLEIGNYLGARSGITEVCVSWSIHRAFIVKDSEQNIVVKTRQDNQHVIHFDAYSSGSQTLLSSGRITEVDLPRIPVLNVQRFLSLLNTEKESRIVYKMLQSLGFQHGPVYQTIKKCVIRDRETVCEIYLSDEVMKEIPRTCLHPVILDTMFQSCFGIKAVNGNCQKTRILPVKVLNLIQRQRPLQHMICYTTLVYDNANNACFNILLIQMNGTVVAEMYNFEIEKVNSPDDIHALSYYETWKPIDLTALKPAEMTTFVLSWNTDYLSCIEQSFRQTRKSVKVCSFHLTKTFDNELLSTLHEIAETPNISVIFAPGLPGIDETTTGQRLMDSMRKTTYVFLQLLKSIFKEKWDILVVTNETQPCVSKTTRVVGAELWGMVRSVSQEGTELSFTLLDIDSLSEFALENIMKICSEMHGTATSRQVPCEYAIRRNTIYANELLKMPENFHTCLYKQSFQKVQQPVYIRHELDGSAPSFLAIPCPAVSITPNSNSICVIPAHALPCTAGTFFFPNNDSVELHCSDTKVTGKEITICELIGTAKLGSKDTEVVACCQMELKTKMEIDKNCVLAKSGLDGYKVGHLHAIIIALTIADRIEKKSNVFVAFNQKDLAIFNFLFHLLKDKKCNVSYLKNPWSKNTQNTSATELVLLSGYGYEDKDTFRLLFPNAQQCISLRGTLPSVLMAEDRSITFRLIDVSDLFKPKQLRGVSQRAFRILMSVLKKTKGQDVPVHERPLQIKEILRNVEMRTTQECLIRSDSAYVVVGGLTGLGWLIVKYLSKRNAKKIVSLSRRPLTRDAEKRIYNIKNLYGVEVIHKAVDITNLNDLTKVIRSLQQEIPDFPIRGVFQGAAVINDSTVPKMAQEKFDLPLTVKVLGTWNLHVVTKHMDLDIFTMHSSIASVFGNYSQTNYAAGNAFQDSFAYYRRSLGLPAQVINWGALDIGMGSDPTLKDIFFHKGINLISADQICRALTQMFLSDQTQGIFVDFDIKRFLTANNLKWSKSKYKGIIPVETESLQKSVSVDEKTYESGDMLNLVKETSAQVLMIDASEIEDSHTLDHFGLDSQNAIEIINAIFSITKVKIPILLLLSGDYSVQELAGFLSDKISTVNSKELLDDGQDNSKSLSPITRHMANVQQHKSCLGFSFSISPNMRKPEIWRVAMQFMIRINSTLRGAVDIPGHANLSTSYVDVEDFILPFEHAKTKEAFKMKIIDKDVPVSVVYQDLGNKAILHIFCNRTHCDVFCGRIVQKDLQNISAYVVAGMPVPAWLDKVNMDFFSLYTKSVHAVADKSKDYWKKRLRLCKTSATLKSIAPLLDSNDDITKISLPLADVRILQNLALDNEWTMSTIVCSAFQIALHKMTNAERVPLLMEVDLRLHIQECQEEISPCTNFIPMVSPNFLRPDATIKDVIDENKNILEETNSHSLYSIADIMELQEFDTKLHKTHAFLFQTMDNVDHQYINLISTQTERDPSFETMFHVQHYETQKSMSIEFHFCPQRVSTYTASILTDCIWELMQTIPMNLTKMLNQLQLEATLQKSMSPSPKGHFLLVKHNGKRKPVVVAFQRGFPPVISWGTEPGKQRKLTEIKDVHMSQVNGHFGLRLQCLREENVVFETSDVKVCKAWLSFLKNHLRFNGLPEKHEVEENSNYIQADELDIEDTHL comes from the exons ATTCGACGAATGGGATAACAAGTTCTTTGGAATTAGTGATAGGGAGGCTGAACACGTGGATCCACAACAGCACTTTATTTTAGAAACTGTTCATATGGCCCTTGAAGACAGTGGGATAACAAGAGAGAAACTTAGTGGCTCTGAAACCGGAGTTTATATAG GTGCAATGAATCATGACTGGGATTGCATGGTACGCTCAGCAAAACTTAACAGTTCAAATACAACAGTCACAGGTACTGCCAGTAGTATTCTATCAGCAAGAGTGGCTTACTACTACAATTTACTTGGACCAGCAATGACCATAGAAACAGCATGCTCCTCCTCCATGGTTGCTATACATACGGCATCACAGGCGTTAAGGAATG GTGAAATTTCATTAGCAATCTCTGGAGGTGTGAGTTTTATCCTTGGCCCAGAAACTTTCATAACCTTATCATCAGCAAGAATGGCCTCACCAACTGGAAAGTGTCATGCGTTTTCAAAGGATGCAGATGGATATGCCCGCGGGGAAGGATGTGGGATTGTAATACTGAAAAGACTTGTAgat GCAATCCGCGATAAGAACAAGATATGGGGTACGGTTTTTACATGGCTTAACCAAGATGGTCACTTGAGTTCTCCGATTACTTCCCCATCTGGTGAACAACAAGAGAAGTTAATGGAAACCATTTTTCGAAAAAGTAAAATTCCACCCACCTCTGTACAGTACATAGAAGCCCATG GTACTGGAACATCCGTCGGCGATTTCACGGAAGTGAGTGCATTGGGATCTTTCTTTTCCAAATATGCCCATCAAGACATACCGATAGGCTCAGTCAAAACAAATATTGGTCACTTGGAGTCGGGTGCAGGTGCAGCTGCATTAATTAAAGTTCTTTTGATGATGAAACATGAACTCTTGGTGCCATCAATTCATGCTGAGTCGTTGAATCCTAAAATTCCGTTTCGTGAATGCAAACTAAAAGTATGTCAATCGGTTGAAAAATGGTTCAAAAACAAAACGGGGAATAGAATAGCTTCTGTTAATTGCTTTGGATTCGGAGGAACAAATTCTCATGCAATAATAAcagattttcagaaaaatgaaaatatgattatcCACAGAATGAATACGAGTCTAAGCTTGAAAAGCTATGTCATTTTATCTGCTGAGGATTTAATTGCATTGTACAATTTAGCTAAACATCTACTAGATTCGCTGCATAAAGACGTTGATCTTAGAGATCTTTCAAGTACAACGACACATTTCAGAAATCATTATAGATATCGCAAAGTTTTTGTCGTAGAAGAAATGTCAGAattaaccaatgaaattgaaagcTTCGTAAGTGAAGAATTGCCAGTGAAAGTGGTTTGGAAAGAAAAACCAAAAATCATATTTGTGTACTGTGGAGTCGGCACAACTTGGAGAAAAATGTGCAAAGAATTTATTACCTATGATCAGATCTTCAGGAAAACAACACAAGAGATTGACGATTACCTGTCTTCTTTGACTACTGTGTCGATAGAATCAATCTTTGAAAACGAAGAGGACATTTTAGACCCTTTGAAAAATCATCTTGCAATATTTGCTTGTCAAGTAGCCCTTACCCACCTTTGGGAATATGCTGGAATTTGCCCTGATACTATTGTAGGTCAGTCGGTCGGCGAAGTGGCAGCAGCATATGCATGTGGAACACTGTCTCTAAAAGATGCAGTTAGAGTGATTTATTTTCGCTCTCTTAATTTGGCGAACGAAAGTGTCGGCAAAATGATAGTGGTACAGAACTGTCCAATTGAAGTCATTGAAGAAAAATGCAGTAATCTCAAATACGGAAAAGCTAACATAGCTGTTTATCACAGTTATCTTTCCTGTGCAGTATCTGGTGACATTGCAGCTATTGACGAGTTGAAAATGGAACTTGCTTCTCATCAGGCGAAAATCATTCCTTTGAACGTTAAATGTGCATATCATAGCCATTTAATTAAAGATGCCAGTTTGAAATTAGAGGAAATATTATCTGAACTTGAATGGAAGTGCCCAAAGACGACCGTCATATCAACAGTTTCAGGAAGATTGGCAGACGATACGTTCGGATCTCCATCCTACTGGTctgcaaatgtatttaaaccaGTTCTCTTTCGTCATGCAATAGAGGAAGCGAAAAGGAGAAACCCAAATGCTTTTTTTCTTGAAATAGGACCAAATCCGGTTTTGCGAGCACATTTATCAAACATATTTCCTGACTCTATTGAGGAAGCCCTTCCCTCTATGAAAAGAAACtgcgaaattgaaatttttCGAAAATCGTTCATTGATATATTTGGAAAAGGCATTCCTCTTCGGTGGGATAATATTGTCCCATGTCGGAACAATATTCTTCCAATCCCAAAGTATCAATTCAGTAAACGGAAACACCTGGTGAAATCTGAGAAAATTCGAAGTTTGCTCAATGGAGAACAAAGCAATAGAAATATCATGCTGATAACACAGGTCCCTGGACGTGCAGCGCAGTTTGATATTGTAATAAGTCAAGAAAACACACCCTTTGTCCACGAACATGTTGTAGACGGGAGTACAGTAGTTCCTGGTGCCCTTTATGGGGAAATTGGTTTGGAAATTGGGAATTATCTCGGAGCAAGAAGTGGAATTACAGAAGTGTGTGTTTCGTGGTCTATCCATAGGGCGTTCATAGTCAAAGACAGCGAACAAAACATTGTAGTAAAGACAAGGCAGGATAATCAACACGTCATTCACTTTGATGCATATTCTTCGGGAAGTCAAACATTATTGTCATCAGGAAGAATAACAGAAGTTGACTTACCAAGAATTCCCGTCTTAAATGTCCAAAGATTCCTCTCATTGCTCAACACAGAAAAGGAATCTCGCATTGTATACAAGATGCTGCAAAGTTTAGGATTTCAACATGGTCCAGTATATCAAACGATAAAGAAATGTGTGATTAGGGACAGAGAAACTGTCTGTGAAATTTATCTCTCCGATGAAGTCATGAAAGAAATTCCCAGAACCTGTCTACACCCTGTCATTCTAGACACCATGTTTCAGTCATGCTTTGGGATTAAAGCTGTGAATGGAAATTGTCAAAAAACAAGAATTTTGCCGGTTAAAGTCTTGAATTTGATACAGAGGCAGCGGCCATTGCAGCATATGATTTGCTACACAACCCTTGTGTATGACAACGCAAATAATGCATGCTTCAACATTCTCCTGATACAAATGAATGGCACTGTTGTTgctgaaatgtacaattttgagATAGAAAAGGTTAATTCACCTGATGATATACATGCTTTATCGTATTATGAAACTTGGAAACCAATCGATTTGACTGCTCTGAAACCTGCAGAAATGACGACCTTTGTTCTGTCGTGGAACACAGACTACCTTTCCTGTATAGAACAGTCATTTCGCCAAACCCGAAAAAGTGTCAAAGTTTGCTCCTTCCATCTAACAAAAACTTTTGACAATGAATTATTGTCAACTCTTCATGAAATTGCAGAAACACCGAatatttctgtcatttttgccCCGGGGCTTCCAGGAATAGATGAAACTACAACTGGGCAACGCCTAATGGATTCCATGAGAAAAACAACCTATGTTTTTTTACAACTTTTGAAATCAATTTTCAAGGAGAAGTGGGACATATTGGTCGTTACAAACGAGACACAACCCTGTGTATCAAAGACAACACGAGTAGTTGGAGCAGAATTATGGGGCATGGTTCGATCTGTGTCGCAAGAGGGAACAGAACTCTCTTTTACATTACTAGACATAGACAGTCTAAGTGAATTTGCACTGGaaaatatcatgaaaatatGTTCCGAAATGCATGGAACTGCGACAAGTAGGCAAGTTCCGTGTGAATATGCCATTAGACGAAATACTATATATGCTAATGAACTTTTAAAGATGCCTGAAAATTTTCACACATGTTTATACAAACAAAGTTTTCAGAAAGTGCAACAACCAGTTTACATTCGACATGAACTTGATGGAAGTGCACCATCTTTCCTTGCCATTCCTTGTCCAGCAGTATCCATTACTCCAAATTCTAATTCCATTTGTGTAATACCAGCCCATGCACTTCCATGCACAGCAGGCACCTTTTTCTTTCCCAATAATGACTCTGTTGAACTGCATTGTTCAGATACCAAAGTCACTGGAAAAGAAATAACAATATGTGAACTCATTGGCACCGCTAAACTTGGAAGTAAAGACACCGAAGTAGTCGCATGCTGTCAGATGGAACTGAAGACAAAAATGGAAATTGACAAAAATTGTGTCCTTGCTAAATCGGGTCTCGACGGCTATAAAGTTGGACATCTACATGCCATAATTATTGCATTGACCATAGCTGATCGTATAGAAAAGAAATCGAACGTGTTTGTAGCTTTCAATCAGAAAGATTTGGCAATTTTCAATTTCCTTTTTCACCTGCTTAAGGATAAGAAATGCAATGTATCCTACCTGAAGAATCCCTGGAGCAAGAACACGCAAAACACAAGTGCAACTGAACTAGTGTTGTTATCGGGTTATGGATACGAAGACAAGGACACTTTTCGACTATTATTTCCAAATGCACAGCAATGTATCTCTTTAAGAGGTACTCTGCCATCAGTGTTGATGGCTGAAGATCGTTCAATCACGTTTCGTCTTATAGACGTCTCTGATTTATTTAAACCCAAACAATTACGCGGTGTATCCCAAAGAGCATTCCGAATTCTAATGTCTGTTTTGAAAAAGACAAAAGGACAAGACGTTCCCGTACATGAAAGGCCATTGCAGATCAAAGAAATTTTAAGAAATGTCGAGATGAGGACAACACAGGAATGTCTTATTAGAAGCGACAGTGCCTACGTTGTTGTAGGGGGGTTAACAGGTTTAGGGTGGCTCATTGTCAAATACCTTTCTAAAAGAAACGCTAAGAAAATAGTATCACTATCAAGGCGCCCTCTAACACGTGATGCGGAAAAGAGAATTTATAATATCAAGAATCTGTATGGAGTTGAAGTCATTCACAAAGCTGTTGATATCACAAATCTAAACGATCTCACAAAAGTCATCCGCTCACTTCAGCAAGAGATACCAGATTTTCCCATCCGTGGTGTTTTCCAAGGCGCCGCTGTAATTAATGACAGCACAGTACCGAAAATGGCACAGGAAAAATTTGATTTGCCGCTTACTGTAAAGGTACTTGGTACGTGGAATCTCCATGTTGTTACCAAACATATGGACCTTGACATATTTACCATGCATTCTAGTATTGCATCTGTGTTTGGAAACTACTCGCAAACAAATTACGCAGCAGGAAATGCATTTCAAGACAGCTTTGCATACTACAGAAGATCTTTAGGACTCCCTGCACAGGTAATTAACTGGGGTGCCTTGGATATCGGAATGGGATCGGACCCCACATTGAAAGACATCTTTTTTCACAAAGGTATAAACTTGATATCCGCTGATCAAATATGTCGTGCCCTTACACAAATGTTTCTGTCAGACCAAACTCAGGGaatatttgtagattttgaTATCAAGAGGTTTTTAACTGCAAATAACTTGAAATGgtcaaaatcaaaatacaagGGTATCATTCCTGTTGAAACCGAATCGCTCCAAAAGTCAGTGTCTGTAGACGAAAAGACCTATGAATCCGGAGACATGTTAAATCTTGTAAAAGAAACTTCAGCACAAGTTTTGATGATTGACGCATCTGAAATAGAAGATAGTCATACATTAGACCACTTTGGACTAGATTCGCAAAATGCTATTGAGATCATAAATGCCATATTTTCAATCACAAAAGTGAAGATCCCCATTCTGTTGCTGTTATCTGGTGATTATAGCGTTCAGGAACTGGCAGGGTTTCTATCTGATAAAATATCCACAGTCAACTCAAAGGAATTGTTGGATGATGGCCAAGATAATTCAAAGAGTTTATCACCGATTACAAGACACATGGCAAACGTCCAACAACATAAATCTTGTCTTGGATTCTCATTTTCAATATCCCCCAACATGAGGAAACCAGAAATATGGAGAGTAGCAATGCAATTTATGATAAGAATAAATTCGACACTGCGTGGTGCAGTAGATATACCTGGTCATGCGAATTTATCTACCAGCTATGTAGACGTTGAGGATTTCATTCTTCCATTCGAGCATGCTAAAACGAAAGAAGCATTCAAAATGAAGATCATAGACAAAGATGTTCCGGTATCTGTTGTATATCAAGATCTAGGCAACAAAGCCATTCTTCATATATTTTGCAATCGAACGCACTGTGATGTATTTTGTGGAAGAATTGTTCAAAAAGACTTACAAAATATCTCGGCATATGTCGTTGCAGGAATGCCAGTTCCTGCGTGGCTTGATAAAGTAAACATGGACTTTTTTTCGTTGTATACTAAATCAGTCCATGCTGTTGCAGATAAATCCAAAGATTACTGGAAGAAACGACTTCGTTTGTGTAAAACCTCAGCAACTTTGAAAAGCATTGCTCCTCTGCTGGATTCCAATGATGACATAACTAAAATATCTCTCCCACTCGCTGATGTTCGTATATTGCAGAATCTTGCATTGGATAATGAATGGACGATGAGCACTATTGTATGTAGTGCATTTCAAATCGCTTTGCATAAAATGACTAATGCAGAAAGAGTACCACTATTGATGGAAGTTGACTTGCGTTTACATATTCAGGAATGCCAGGAGGAAATTTCACCTTGTACCAACTTCATCCCAATGGTATCGCCAAACTTTCTACGACCTGATGCAACGATTAAAGATGTTAtagatgaaaacaaaaatattctagaagagACCAATTCACATAGTCTTTATTCAATTGCTGACATAATGGAGCTTCAAGAATTCGACACCAAATTGCACAAAACGCACGCCTTCCTGTTTCaaacaatggacaatgttgatCATCAGTACATTAATCTAATTTCAACTCAGACTGAAAGAGATCCAAGTTTTGAAACAATGTTCCATGTACAACATTACGAAACACAAAAATCTATGTCGATAGAGTTCCATTTCTGCCCTCAGCGCGTTTCAACATATACTGCGTCCATATTGACAGATTGTATTTGGGAATTGATGCAGACTATTCCTATGAACTTAACGAAAATGTTGAACCAGCTGCAGCTTGAGGCTACATTACAGAAAAGCATGAGCCCATCCCCAAAAG GACATTTTCTTCTGGTCAAACACAACGGCAAAAGAAAACCTGTTGTTGTGGCGTTTCAACGTGGATTCCCTCCAGTTATTTCATGGGGCACAGAACCAGG